From the Argentina anserina chromosome 3, drPotAnse1.1, whole genome shotgun sequence genome, the window TATTTTGAAGATATTAGTGTTTCCAGGTCAAGAGACCTCCAAATTCAAGTAGAATATCAAGATCCATTGTTGTTGCTTCATCTTCGCAACCTACACATCCAATTTCAAGAACTTCAGCTGCCATACCAACATCATCTTCACAACTAGCTTCCAAAATATTAAAGCAACCAAGCACTAGAAACAAGTCACAGAAGCCAACAACCAGGCCATTGTGGAAGTGATTCATCTCACTAGTATTTACACTAGCAGAATGTTTTTGCTTCTTTGTTTTCATAGTCAAACATGAACACATTTTGTTATGTACTGGATATGTCCAAATTATGGCCAATAGGCTGACTTTTATTAGTGCTAAAGACATGCTATAAATTggagttgtattttgttttgggtatcaactaacaataaaaaatgagGATATTAAAATTCTATAATTggtaaacatttttttttacttgttctttgaaagaaaaaaaattataacagATGGAAAGGTGAGTTGAAGGGAACATGTATAATGTGCAAGAATGTATAATGTATAGTGGGATGTGGGAAAATTGTGCAAGATTTTGGCAGGAACATGTACAATGTTGAAGGAATTACTGTGTTTTCGAGGGAAAGATGATTTGACCAATTAGACTGGTGTGTGTGACTGCTAGGACCATTTTATCCCCCAAAAGAGACACTATGTCAGCGATTTAACGGAAGATTTAACCGAGGTACTATAATAGGTGACAGAATAATAGTTTAGGTACCATTTCAAGTAAAAACAATTCGTATGTACCAAAAAGTACCTTTTGAGATAGTCTAGGTAccattttgggttttttctcTTCTAGGCAACCTGACTGTTATGTCATTGACTGGGATTTCCAATTTTCAGTGTCATCTTTAAAATGAAGCAAGTTTAACGGCAGAAATCCTCTTGATGACCAAACAAAATGATCTgtcattttttttcagaagCATATGCTAATTGTGCAAGATAGGAGCTTAGCCAACTGAGCTAATGTCAACCACAATTAAGCAATACGCATTAGACAAAAATACATATAGATTTCTTTTTAAAAATTAGTTCGGACATCAACTTAATTAAGTGAGTGACTAACCGGCTGGACGATTACACGAAGCTCCTGTCAAAACTACTAATTCACTAAATTTCTCTGTTTTAAGAAGTATGAAAGAATGCAACGGCAGCTAAAGATCATTTAGGTTCATACCAAACCGTGGTAGTGCAACACTGCAACCGCTTTATTTAACACGATACTCCTAGCCCCATGAAGCTCATGTATCAAATTATCAATCAAGCCCTGAAGACCCAAATATCGCTTCAAATAATGATTTTAATCAAATTTATTTCACACTTTCAGAGCAATTTAGCTTCAAATTTTAGCGACAAGGAAATGaatgaaatatataatttggaTAAGTTTATAGGATATTGTCCGTCTTTGATCTTGAATATCTTCAAGTTTTCATTACTTACCGTTTATTCACCGTCTTAGTTACATAATCATTACTAAATAATTGAGGCTGAAGTGACATGTGCAATCTAGTTATAGAGATCTAGTTATTTATGCATGCATTTGCTTGGTATATTAACGgtttaaataaaataagagCACTGTTAGGGAGCCTTAATGAGCCGCTAAATTTGACATCTTAATCATATATGGCATGTCATTTCATCTTGTCACGtcattaattgaaataatcaCACCATATTcttaaagaaaaatacaatCTTATTCTCATCTTATagtaatttattaaattttataggacatgtgaggtaacaaatgtttttttttcatgtttacTCTAATCTTAATTAATATCATGTGTTACGATGTTAATaaatttcatatttgtgacactaaataaatcaagaattatttcaaatttaattcatgatttttcaatttataaattttatttatatttacaaattAATACTTTAATTCTATTgaactgcaaaaaaaaaacaaatagaaaaaaCTTCACCTAAGTATGATGATAATCATGAAGTTGTattaaaaaacaaatagaagaagtatgatgatgatgaaaaagaaaagagaaaaaaaaagaattaaaaaaatatttttatataatactCTAGAGTTGTTGGATTATaagaataaaattattttttctattaAGAATGATATAATgtgattattttaattaatgaCGTGAGAAGATTATGTGATATACTACATAAGATTGAAacgttaaaatattttttcataAAATAAAGTGTTTCATAACCCagatattttttgttttcatgcAAACGCTTCATCTAATTTTCcgcataatatatattttttcttgtcaattttatatattttgtttcattAGAGAAAATTTTAAACGCTCATCCATATTCTCGTAATTTTGTGATTTGAGGGGCgaaaaaaagaagcaaaaagcAAAAGACATTACGGTGTGGTGACTGTGGTCATTGAAATTTCCATCGTAATAATTTACGGTGTGGTCATTGTAGAAAAGAGAGGTTGGCGTGTGGTCAAGTCATGGATGACGTTGAAAATGGTAGATAGAGTTTTCTCTGACACTTTATAAACCGAGTTGGCTAAATCTCATTTCACTATTAACACCTTTCAGACTGTCCCTTTCACTTTCAGACTCTCCAGTTCACAGTTCACTCCCCTTAGCTTCCTCAGTTCCTCAGTTCTTAACTCTTTAGTTTTCTACAACATCTCCGTCAATCTCATATATGGAGGCCGCAATGGAAAGGTATACTTTTCTTTCTCATACAACGTTTTGGGTTCTTAGTTACCTTTTGTCATCGAATTTGTCTCAAATCTTTGTATGCAATAATCAGTCTTCATATTTTGATTGAGGCTTGCCTATGGTGAAAACCCTGATCCCTAAATGGTTATGCATCTATCAAAGTTGTAATCTTTTTGTTTGGTGAAAACCCTGATCGCTAAACAAATCTTCACACAAGGTTATGCattcttcaaagttcaaatctTTTACTTTTGTGTCCGGAAAAGATCAAATCGTGTTTCTGTTGCATGATACGTATGGTTTGTGTATGTGGTTTCTCTTGTCCATTGACTAATGATGGATTTTTGGGCTGTTGGTAGATGGAACACTCTGTCCCCGGAGGACATCATAACGGTGACCTTCGTGTGGAGAATTTACAACTTCTCCAGCTGCAGTGGAAAGAAGTATTCACAGGCTTTCTATACTGATGATTATAGATggtaattttgaattttcgaTCACCTTCTAGTCCGGATACATTTGTTGAAAATTTGTGTGTTTTCTAGATATCACAATCACTTGGGTTGTTTGTATAGGCGAATTCTGTTATATCTTAAGGGACACTATGTGCAGCACATGTCAGCCTACTTAGAAGCGATTGGCAGTTCAAACCTGGCAACCGGGTGGTCTAGACTTGCTCGATTTAAGCTGACTGTGGTCAATCAATTAGACAACAGAAGATCGATAGCAAAAGGTACGTTGTTTGTCTTCATTGTTGCTTCCTTCATGTTTGtgcttctgttttggtttgttGTATTGTCGTTGCTTCATTTTAATGTTGAAATTGTATGTATGAAGGAAGTGATCGGTTTCTTTGATTGTGGATGCTTTAATTTGATTTGGTTTCGCGTTTATTGCAAAATATGACTTTCTTGTGTGTTAAAATAAATGCCTGACTGCCTCTGGCTTACTATAATTCATATCCGTACAAGATggggaaaatgaaaaaaaaaacaaaacgatACAAAATGGAAAACTTGTGTGTGCCATATAAGAGAATATATTCTTTAGAGTTGAAATATTGTGGTGAATCTATGTTGCGACATAATTGTATAAAACTGATTACAACATAATGTAAATCCCTCATCTGCATATACTTGCTTATGTTTGATCGATTGAAAATCGACATGCATCGGTGCATGAGCCAtactttttcaatttgagcTGTTCTTCTTAGAGACACTGTTATTGGACTCGGGGAAAGAAATGTTGGTTAGTAGATTCACTTATTTATTGTGTATACATATGATATAcgtttaataattaattagagTAGAGTAATGGCTAGTACACGTTCAAAAGTATGGCATATGTCACCTGCTTGTTAGTATTAATTGAGTTTGATATGTTGAAATGAATAGGATGTTTAGAATCTTTGAATTAATTGGTGTGTAAGGAACCATGATGCTGCACTGGCAGTGTATTCGGTTCTGCTTATGAAAATTGTCAGTGCATTAGATACACACTGGGAAAAATGTTGCCGCTTGTTATAGGTAATTTACTAATATACTATTTGTTGAGTTTGGGGATACGTCCATTCTTGTTCACAAAGGGAAAAATTGTCCGAAATGTTTAGGGAGAGGGGGGCAAATGTTGGATATCATAAGCGAGCAATGAGGGTTTAACTGATGCGCCTCACTCATCAGAAAAAATCTTCTGTTTTTCCATCAGAAAAAATTCGTTGAGTCTCAAGCCTTTCCGACGATATCGTTCTTAGTTTGGTTAATCTTCTCTCGAGTCttcattctcttcttcttctagagACTTTCCGACGATCATTCATTCACAGGATTTGGGTTCCCGTATTCAGTAAGCCTTCAGAACTTAATTGGAttgataatttttcttttgtttcgtTTGACTATGGATTAATCCTCTGCTGGGTTTGCCATTAGCAAACTCGATCTGTTTGGACATGTATTGAAAGGAAAAACGAATACGTGGTTACAATAGttctcatatatatgggtCATCAGTTAGTGATTGATATTCGTAGCAGTGAATCGCCaacttttatattatatatccATTTGAATGCATCTCCCTATCAATCTGATGTCGGTTTGATTATTTGGCCTGGAGAAGAAGTCACCTCAAGAAATAAGTGATGATCGAGCATATACTTGGGTCTTGAATTTTTTGGCGATATTATATACTTGGGGCTTGATTATTGAATTGTATTACAATGGTCATGCGGcagccttttcttttcttgctcaAGTAAGAAATTAATAGGATTTGGTCAAAACAGATGAACACATGAGAAATCATTATAAAGAGCATATACATTGAGAAATCCTATTTGATTTCTGGGcttcaataaaatttacagAACTAGAAATTGGTCTGagttctcttcttttcaattAGATTGGCATAACCAAGGTTAGGTAATTAACCAAAAAGAGGGCAGTGAAATAGGAAAAACGATAGTACatatatcttttaatttttagaCTTAATCATATGCAGTGTGGTTTGCTTCTTTTGTGAGAAAAGTTTGCAAATTTGGATTTGTATGTGTTTTTCCGCAgttggttttttttaatgaattgtTTACCAACTCAGTCAATATCGGTAGGCTGCTAGACTTAGTGTGGTATTGCATTTTACTTTCTATCTGACTTAATAATTACATAAGATCTTTATTTTCTATCGCCTGAACCTGTACAATTTCTGATAGGAAATTGCAAACTGTCGTACGAAGTTTAATGACTATTTATATTGAATAGTATTGGGAGATATTTATTTTCTACTCTTTGTTTTGCTAACATatcaattgtaatttttaggATTGGAATTGTTATCAGTGAGGTCGCCAGGTCGGGTGTGGAATTGATTTTCATACGTCATTCGCAGAGCAAAATCGAATACTCCTATTTCTATTCCTTTGGGTGATTCATTTACTGTGGCCTTTTTCCTTATACTCTTTTTGGTTTCTATTGTTTCGATgatgctgttttttttttggatcatTTAGTTGGAAGAGTGACTTTGTTTGGATAATctgattgttttttctttgctTTTGTGTTATATCTGTTTAGAATTGGAGTTGGATGACTTTGTTTGAGGTTGGGAGTTTTAGATTAATTTGTCATAAGCTTGGAATCTATCTAAATCGttgcatatatacatttatcAACCAAGGTTTTCCTATTAGCCTCATCAATAAAGGCATACAAGGTGTTTCCTAAAACTAAATTTCTAAGACAAATTAATCTGAAGATGTTGGAAGCTTTCCCATAACAATAAACAGATCTGCATCTTACAAACAGTGAGTCAAGTCCGAAGATGaaaattgaataaataaataatcttCAAATGCAGCAAAGTAGAAAAGTTAAATTTAGCACAGAAACTatattcatctttttttttctttttttctgggTGCTTAGCAGAAAGAAGGGTTATATATTCTATAATTTAATCACTGCATCACATAGATATAAGTTCAATGTGTCTATTATTTGATCTTCAGCCTTAAGAGTTTAATGAATAACCTAAATTTATTGACAGACACAAAATTCCCCTACCCTGAAGGTATTAATATGGCTCCATCTTCATGATTTTCATAACCGTTTTCTGTCTGTACTATATCAAAAGACTGAAAGGAACTCAAACAGAAACACGGACCTGAAATGTTGGCACTAATTATTAACCTTAATTAAAAGAAGAGGAATAAGAAAGTGGTTCATAAACAATCAATAAGATCAGCCTCTGCTACATTGCATCATACCAAAATAGACTATGAAATATGTAAAATATTGATTATGTAGTTAATGTTTGGTAGTTTTGTTATTCGCTATAGTTTGATGCAAAGATTAAAGCTCATCTGTAGTTTCTTAATTCCCCAAAAGGAATCATTTTTCCCCTCTGATTCGTAAGGCGTAAAAAAGTATGGCTAAATTTGATAAAGTTGATCAAAGCACACTAAGGAGAGTTCGTGAACAGTAGCAATAAGACAGCTGTTGTAGTCTTAAGGACAAACATGTTACTGCAACATTAACTATTGTGCACTTCTGGGTGGTGGATATGAATTGGGATGACTTTGTTCTTAAGGAaatgaaatagaaaatgaatttGCTTCTACGATTGTTGGAATCTTTTCATAGCATTCTCTCAacacaattcaattttgtctcaTTTAAAAAAGGAGATGATCTCAAGACGTAGAAGTATTAGTTTAAttgaactcaaattcaattcttGATTAATGGAATGTTTGGTATTGTATTTGAATAGAGTGTACTTTGAATTTGTGTTCATGATGGTGCACTGGCTTTAATGAATATATGTTGTAGTCTCCTGTAATTATCTATTGGTTGCAAGAAGTACTTGGTTTGCATTCTCTTTGATTTCGACTGGAAACTGAGCGAAAAAACAACGGCTCAAGATATTTTATATGAAAATGATCATTGTTTAACTTAATCTTTCAATCCATAAAGAGAGCTCAGTAGTACACGATATTATGGCATAAGGAAACATCAGCTTTCGTGCAGGTGGTATGGCACTGGCATTGTTGCTATTCAAGTTATTTTAATCTCtgtatgcatgcatgttttttttttttgtggataCTATTTCATAACGGGTTATTTGCATCCTGACAGGATGAAAGAAGGTTATCAATTAACAAAGCAATAGGGATTGGACCTAAGCAATAATTTTGCCCTCTATTTTGTGTAGAAGTATCACCAAGTGCGGACATTCAGATTTTCGAGCTCTGGTTCTATTTGCGATAGGTTGTGTCAATAGCATATGACCAACTTTTGGTTTATGAATTTGTTAGCACATACTGTACTCCTTTTCTGATACTCCAAGTTTCCTTTGTTAATTTGCTAGCAGGTAGTTAAGAATTAAGTTTAAGTAAATTACAATCCATTTATTAATGAATTCTAATGTTTATTGATATTTTCTTATCATTACGTTGAAAAAGAGAACTCTTAGATTTACAATCGCAGTAAGTAATCCAAAACCTTCTCTTATCAATTGACTAATTTCGCAGGTTATGCTAATAAGGTGACAAAATTTTTAACCACTTTTGGAGATTATGATGACAATAATGACAATAATAGAAGAGCTTATACACTAATAACCCACTCCCCTGCAACGCACGGGCATGTTTTCTAGTATAATTACAAAGGGTGTAGTTGGTATACTGTTTGTTATGGTCAATGTTTTTCATTGAAAATTCCTATTGAGTTCACTATTAGTACTGATTCAAATTTCCAGGATTTTTTTCTCCTATTGCTTTCTGTTTTGTACCTAGGGAGGGCTATCTTCTTGGTCATTCTTTTTGAAATCATTGGCATTTTGATTTTGCAGAAACGGTCCATGTATTTTGCCAAAAGGATATTGACTGGGGATTTACCATGTTAATTCCCCCGACTCTGCTCAATGACCGCATAGAAGGGTTTCTTGTGAATGATACCTGTGTTGTTGAAGCACGTGTTGCAATGCCCAAGGCTTTTACAACCTTAGCCAACAAAATTGGCAGTTCTGCATCTGTGCATATCTTGGATGCAGAACTACCAGTGATTGTTGAGCCTACTCGTGCCGGCTCTCCAGTAGTCCAGAGAGAGCCTTTTTTGAGCTCCTTATCGAGTGGCAGACTACCAATTTATGTAGCACCGATACGGCAAATCTTAAAAACTTAAATCCTGACACGGCGTCGACAttgaaatttatatataatttaatatatattaatgtgtaaaatatatatattaatgttctTCTGCTATTGTTTAGAGATAGTCAGATCATCATACTCCCTTGCCACGACCGACCCAAGCCCATTGTACACATCTTTCCACAACTTCCTCTGTTCTGCAATGTTCACAAATCTAATGGCATCCAACTCCATCCTTGAGTAAgtgattttgttgttgttagcTCAAGCATTGCCAGCTTGAATCACAGGGTGGGTGTTCTTCTCAGGTTTCAACCCATTTGCCAGCTTCCCTTTCCTTCTTTGGTTTCTTGCCTTCTTCCCATTCACTTCTTGCTTTACTACACTCCTCTGTGGACCAGATTGAGCATGATCTAGAAAACCCATTGACATAGTTTCAATCAAAACAGTCTCATCAATCACTCCAACTTTCAATGCAGTGACATTTTCCCTTGACATAACTTTAACTTGCTCCAACAATTGCTTATTCTTCACATCTAGCAGGTTCTCAGCAGCCAAACATTTCTTGGGTTCTTGAATTCCAGAGAGATCCACTTCAATTCCCACCATAAAATCACAGATAAGTCTTTCTTTTGCATCGTCTTCTACTTTGAAGCAAAATAGAAGGAAAGTTGCGAGGTGGGAACTGAGTGTTAAGGCTTAGGgtttaggtttttattttttatttttaaaatactaATGTGGCGTGTCGGAAACAATATGTGCCATGTCAGTCAACGTGTCGGGCTGTGTCAAAAAGTCAACATTTTTTGACACGCCACATCGGACACCGTGTCGGCGTGTCAGGTAGTGTcggacactccgacacttcaGCCTTTgaagtgtcggtgctacatagctACCAGTGAATGCTGAGCCTGCCAGTGATAATTCTTCAGATGTCAATGACGAGTTTTTGTGCTCACCAAGTGGCGAAATAGCAAAATTCAGAGGCTTTGGTGAAGTCGACGGAACAAACTTCCCTCTCTAGTTGAATGCCTACAGGACCAAGCCGAAGAGTATACTACATGGGCATTCGATACAGCTGAACAACTACTTGAAGCTGAGCTAGGCTATGGAAGTAATGAGCATCTCTCGTAAAATGTCCTTGGTTCTTGTTTTTGTAACAATAGGGGGTAAAGGGGTATATAGTTTCTCGCTTTGCTTGCTGAAGATACGCAAGTTAAGGCAGAGTTCCATCATCATATGTTGTATGTTGTTGTAAACTTAAGAAACATAACATCTTTCATATATGAGCAACTTAAAAGCTTCAATTCTCTGTTCTTGTGTTTTCTGTGTTGATGCTAATTGTTCAAAACGACATCGTCTTACTCTAACCCAGCTGGCCACTTGTTCACATATCTAAGGTTCTGGAGCTTTCTAAACCCAAAACCCCCCAACTAATAAACAATAAAAATCTTTCAACACGTAGACGAAAATACCCTCCACAGCTCTTTGGGCTATTTTCTACATCCGGGGGTATTACCGTAAAGACATAAACACCGCtgtgttttttcttcttctccaaagaTCACTACTTCTCTTCCTCCCTCTTTGTTTCTTCACAACCTTTAAACCCCTCGCTCatcaaatctctctctctagaaaccccaattttttttcattttcccaATTTGCCCCTGCAAACCTTCCTCAGCCATCAGCCATGTTCGTCTCTAGGGTTTTAGCTCGCGTATCGAGGGCCATCCCCAGGACCGC encodes:
- the LOC126786867 gene encoding ubiquitin C-terminal hydrolase 13-like isoform X2 → MEAAMERWNTLSPEDIITVTFVWRIYNFSSCSGKKYSQAFYTDDYRWRILLYLKGHYVQHMSAYLEAIGSSNLATGWSRLARFKLTVVNQLDNRRSIAKGLELLSVRSPGRVWN
- the LOC126786867 gene encoding ubiquitin C-terminal hydrolase 13-like isoform X1, whose amino-acid sequence is MMDFWAVGRWNTLSPEDIITVTFVWRIYNFSSCSGKKYSQAFYTDDYRWRILLYLKGHYVQHMSAYLEAIGSSNLATGWSRLARFKLTVVNQLDNRRSIAKGLELLSVRSPGRVWN
- the LOC126786867 gene encoding ubiquitin C-terminal hydrolase 13-like isoform X3, with translation MMDFWAVGRWNTLSPEDIITVTFVWRIYNFSSCSGKKYSQAFYTDDYRWRILLYLKGHYVQHMSAYLEAIGSSNLATGWSRLARFKLTVVNQLDNRRSIAKG